ATAACTTTCGTAAAATTGTATCGTAATACGAACAGTTTGGAATACGAATAGTCGAATGGATAAATGAAAAACGAAAAAGGGATCATCGAAGAACTGTTTGACGTCGGGCAGAAAATCAAAGACGTTCACATAAAGCTTAATCCACTCATCTTAAAATCGGAAATTACAATTACACAATGGTGGGCTTTGTATTGCATCGATCAACGCAAAACTACTACATTAAAGGAATTTTCGAGCGACCTCAAGATTGCTCAAAGCTCAGCTTCGGGTTTAATAAACCGGCTTGTTAAACAGAATCTCGTTGACCGCGTCATCCCTTCCGAAGACCGCAGAAAAACTTATATAAGCTTAACGAAGAAGGGGAGGAAAATTCTCGAAATCCACACAGATAAAAGCAAAATTATTTACGAGCGATTAGTTGAAAATCTTTCAGCCGAAGAACAGAAATTATTTTTATCAATCATGAAAAAGTTTTATGAAGTCTCAACCGAGCTTCTAAAAGAAATGAACAAAGGAAAAAAATGAAAAAAGCAGCACTAATATTTTTTATTTTAACGTTGCAACTCGCTTTTAGTCAGAGAGATATTATGCTCATATCCGATCTGACGTTAGAAAAAGCAATTGAAATTGCTCTAAGAGAAAACTCGCAAGTTAAAATGGCTCAGATGGAACAAGAGAAAGCCGACGCGCGGATAACCGAAGCATACTCATCGCTCTTTCCGAACATCTCAACAGAAGGAACTTATATCAGAAACATCAAGAAACCAGTTTTCTTTTTGCCGGACTTTTTCGGAGGGACAGGAAAAGTGACTCCGATAGAAATAGGTTCAGATAATTCCTACGTTGCCGCTCTTCAGTTTGGAGTTCCACTTTTTATGGGACAGATTTATTCTGGAATTATCATCAGCAAGCTGGGAATGGAATTAAGCAATCTAAGCTATGAGGAGACACTCGCTCAAATTAAACTCAATACAACTAAGGCATTTTATGATGCACTGTTGACACGCGAATCCGAAATCTTCGTAAAAAAAAGTTATGAGAATGCATTGAAAAATTTAGAGAATGCAGAGAAGATGAATAAAGCCGGGTTACTCTCCGACTTTGAATATCTCAGCGCTCAAGTTGAAGTCGAAAAACTTAAACCGACTGTCCTGCAGGCAGAATACAATCATCAAACTGCACTGAATTTTCTGAAGACCTTGCTCAACTTAAATGTTGAAGATAAAATCACATTGAAAGGTTCGCTTGCTTTAGCAGCAGCATTAGATGAGAATGTCGCAATTGATGAAAACGTTGTTAATAATACCTATTCGCTGTTAAAGCTTGGACTTCAAAAACAAATTGCAGACAAAAACATTATGATGCAGAAATGGGGGCACATGCCGAGTCTGACAGCTTTTGGTAATTATCAAATTCAAACTCAGGCAGACAATTTTAATTTCAATAATTACACTTGGGTAAAGAGCTCTTCGGTTGGATTGACATTGAGCATTCCGATATTTTCTGGCTTTGGTGTAG
The nucleotide sequence above comes from Ignavibacteria bacterium. Encoded proteins:
- a CDS encoding MarR family transcriptional regulator produces the protein MKNEKGIIEELFDVGQKIKDVHIKLNPLILKSEITITQWWALYCIDQRKTTTLKEFSSDLKIAQSSASGLINRLVKQNLVDRVIPSEDRRKTYISLTKKGRKILEIHTDKSKIIYERLVENLSAEEQKLFLSIMKKFYEVSTELLKEMNKGKK
- a CDS encoding TolC family protein encodes the protein MKKAALIFFILTLQLAFSQRDIMLISDLTLEKAIEIALRENSQVKMAQMEQEKADARITEAYSSLFPNISTEGTYIRNIKKPVFFLPDFFGGTGKVTPIEIGSDNSYVAALQFGVPLFMGQIYSGIIISKLGMELSNLSYEETLAQIKLNTTKAFYDALLTRESEIFVKKSYENALKNLENAEKMNKAGLLSDFEYLSAQVEVEKLKPTVLQAEYNHQTALNFLKTLLNLNVEDKITLKGSLALAAALDENVAIDENVVNNTYSLLKLGLQKQIADKNIMMQKWGHMPSLTAFGNYQIQTQADNFNFNNYTWVKSSSVGLTLSIPIFSGFGVASKVEQAEISARQIAETINMTRKQLQVAITNVKNKMSTAAEKIKSQKLNQEKAQKNYQIAEVRYKEGLSTQLEISNANVNLLSAELGYATAVYEYNLAASELEFYLQRSFQKGN